A genomic window from Streptomyces broussonetiae includes:
- a CDS encoding TetR/AcrR family transcriptional regulator has translation MDTSEHTRHQERTGGGPVNGDLPHRPRDHRPRDARSTRTRILHAAGAVFAERGYEAATVRDIASRAGVNQALIFRYFGSKKALLTEVMAEGGKEQLSHTPPDRLFETALRGVLEEGGKPDSDRLLAVYLRSIGSADAAPDTVRALGEEYAAALAGLSSADDSELRAQLAMAWLLGIGLMRVVVGQEPLASAAPDEICSHVLTALEGLLQDGEVPGPEHGSE, from the coding sequence GTGGACACCAGCGAGCACACGCGGCATCAGGAGCGGACCGGCGGCGGTCCGGTGAACGGGGACCTTCCGCACCGCCCGCGCGACCACCGCCCGCGCGACGCCCGGAGCACTCGTACGCGCATCCTCCACGCGGCCGGTGCGGTCTTCGCCGAGCGCGGATACGAGGCGGCGACCGTACGGGACATCGCGAGCCGTGCCGGGGTCAACCAGGCACTCATATTCCGCTACTTCGGATCCAAGAAAGCCCTGCTCACCGAGGTCATGGCAGAGGGAGGCAAGGAGCAGCTGAGCCATACCCCGCCGGACCGGCTGTTCGAGACCGCGCTGCGCGGTGTCCTGGAGGAGGGCGGCAAACCCGACTCGGACCGGTTGCTGGCCGTCTATCTGCGCTCCATCGGCAGCGCCGACGCCGCGCCGGACACCGTGCGCGCGCTGGGGGAGGAGTACGCCGCCGCGCTCGCCGGCCTGTCCTCGGCCGACGACAGCGAGCTGCGCGCCCAGCTCGCCATGGCCTGGCTGCTCGGCATCGGCCTGATGCGCGTCGTGGTCGGCCAGGAACCCCTGGCGAGCGCGGCACCGGACGAGATCTGCAGCCATGTGCTCACGGCACTCGAAGGGCTCCTGCAGGACGGGGAAGTGCCCGGTCCCGAGCACGGGAGTGAGTAG
- a CDS encoding TetR/AcrR family transcriptional regulator: MNEPAFRRARSAQAKQAREEAILDAARALGRLRGVRDVTLTDIAAEVGMHKSALLRYFETREQIFLELTAEGWRQWSAELRGDLEGRTQATPAEVAAVVARSLAARPMFCDLLAQAPLNLERNVSIESVRCFKLVTLDEVGLIGAEFRRLLGLTESQCIDTISTATGMAGALWQMASPGPRLRELYTSDPRLGHAVVEVEPRLTRVLTALLTGLGATSATRA; encoded by the coding sequence ATGAACGAGCCCGCCTTTCGACGTGCGCGCAGCGCCCAGGCCAAACAGGCACGAGAAGAGGCGATCCTGGACGCGGCTCGCGCCCTCGGCCGTCTGCGCGGCGTACGCGACGTCACCCTCACCGACATCGCCGCCGAGGTGGGCATGCACAAGTCGGCGCTGCTGCGTTACTTCGAGACCCGGGAGCAGATCTTCCTCGAGCTGACCGCGGAGGGCTGGCGGCAGTGGTCCGCCGAGCTGCGCGGCGACCTGGAGGGCAGGACACAGGCCACACCCGCCGAGGTCGCCGCCGTCGTCGCCCGCTCACTCGCCGCACGCCCCATGTTCTGCGACCTGCTCGCCCAGGCGCCCCTGAACCTCGAACGCAACGTGTCGATCGAATCGGTGCGATGCTTCAAGCTCGTCACCCTCGACGAGGTCGGGCTGATCGGCGCGGAGTTCCGTCGCCTCCTCGGGCTGACCGAGTCGCAGTGCATCGACACGATCTCCACGGCGACCGGCATGGCCGGGGCACTGTGGCAGATGGCCTCGCCCGGCCCACGTCTGCGCGAGCTGTACACGAGCGACCCCCGCCTGGGCCATGCCGTCGTCGAGGTGGAACCCCGGCTGACCCGCGTCCTCACCGCGCTGCTCACCGGGCTCGGCGCCACGTCCGCCACGAGGGCCTGA
- a CDS encoding SDR family NAD(P)-dependent oxidoreductase, translated as MTQQDSQVWFITGSSRGFGRALVTAALEAGDRVVATARRPEALAEAFGEYGDRILPLALDVTSPDAARQAVEEAVARSGRIDVLVNNAGYANVSPVETADDDDFRAQFETNFWGVYNVTKAALPTLRRQGAGTVVQFSSVGGRVGGSPGIASYQAAKFAVDGFSRVLAAETAPFGVRVMVVEPSGFATDWAGSSMTVHAIPEAYDETVGAMNRLVRQNTAGAAGDPRRAAEIIVRSVRQDQVPSHLLLGVNAVTMAQDYSGRQLAQATEWEKVSRSADFSEPYPVQLPSEERA; from the coding sequence ATGACTCAACAGGATTCCCAGGTCTGGTTCATCACCGGTTCGTCGCGCGGCTTCGGCCGTGCCCTGGTCACCGCCGCCCTCGAGGCCGGAGACCGTGTCGTCGCCACCGCCCGCCGCCCCGAGGCGCTCGCCGAAGCGTTCGGTGAGTACGGCGACCGGATCCTTCCCCTCGCCCTGGACGTCACCAGCCCGGACGCCGCCCGGCAGGCCGTCGAGGAGGCCGTCGCCCGCTCAGGACGCATCGACGTGCTCGTGAACAACGCGGGCTACGCGAACGTGTCGCCCGTCGAGACGGCGGACGACGACGACTTCCGCGCCCAGTTCGAGACGAACTTCTGGGGCGTCTACAACGTCACGAAGGCCGCGCTGCCCACCCTGCGCCGGCAGGGTGCGGGCACCGTCGTGCAGTTCTCCTCCGTCGGCGGCCGGGTCGGCGGATCGCCGGGCATCGCCTCGTACCAGGCGGCCAAGTTCGCCGTGGACGGCTTCAGCCGCGTCCTCGCGGCAGAGACCGCGCCCTTCGGCGTGCGGGTCATGGTCGTGGAACCGAGCGGCTTCGCCACGGACTGGGCCGGGTCCTCCATGACGGTCCACGCGATCCCCGAGGCCTACGACGAGACCGTGGGCGCAATGAACCGGCTCGTGCGACAGAACACGGCCGGTGCGGCCGGCGACCCGCGCCGGGCGGCCGAGATCATCGTCCGCAGCGTGCGGCAGGATCAGGTCCCGAGCCATCTCCTCCTGGGCGTGAACGCCGTGACCATGGCGCAGGACTACTCCGGCCGTCAGCTCGCGCAGGCGACCGAGTGGGAGAAGGTGAGCCGCTCGGCCGACTTCAGCGAGCCCTACCCGGTACAGCTCCCCTCGGAAGAGCGAGCGTGA
- a CDS encoding DUF3566 domain-containing protein translates to MSRARRSPRGTTPGRLTPERDGGLRIPLENGSAAERQSTVRPDAAEERTAPGARLEERSAPQDEPAGVLDHDGSPSTPSVPFGPAPEPSAPVGPARVSAALVGSAPGSLLPVGPDQGQVRLPRSAAPATGPSRRPAPAGLWTIRLRISEGGPWSVMLTSFLLLAGLGVIAVVTAVVVWYMMEAMAPDVLPKLSTVLGVGIGVVCLEVVLGTCLATLGTFIYNLSVQYNGGLEVVVTNDLGPTPAAARALRHMARARLRTRRYLRTHTPVRAAHAVGRLPVVCRPGRRLPLRPPRGGRGE, encoded by the coding sequence ATGAGCCGAGCCAGGCGCAGCCCCCGCGGCACCACACCCGGACGGCTGACACCCGAGCGGGACGGTGGTCTGCGCATCCCCCTGGAGAACGGGTCCGCTGCCGAGCGGCAGAGCACGGTGCGCCCCGACGCGGCCGAGGAGCGGACGGCACCCGGGGCTCGCCTCGAGGAGCGGTCGGCGCCACAGGACGAACCGGCCGGCGTCCTGGACCACGATGGATCCCCGTCGACGCCGTCCGTCCCGTTCGGGCCCGCGCCGGAGCCGTCCGCCCCGGTCGGACCCGCGCGAGTGTCCGCTGCCCTGGTCGGATCCGCGCCGGGGTCCCTTCTGCCGGTCGGACCCGACCAAGGACAGGTCCGCCTGCCACGGTCCGCCGCACCGGCAACTGGTCCCTCGCGGCGCCCGGCACCGGCCGGCCTGTGGACGATCCGGCTGCGCATATCCGAGGGAGGCCCCTGGTCGGTGATGCTGACGAGCTTCCTGCTCCTGGCCGGGCTCGGTGTGATCGCGGTGGTCACCGCGGTCGTCGTCTGGTACATGATGGAGGCGATGGCCCCGGATGTGCTGCCGAAACTGAGCACCGTCCTGGGGGTCGGGATCGGTGTCGTCTGCCTGGAAGTCGTCCTGGGCACGTGCCTGGCGACGCTGGGCACCTTCATCTACAACCTGTCGGTGCAGTACAACGGCGGCCTCGAAGTGGTCGTGACCAACGACCTGGGGCCGACCCCGGCCGCGGCCCGGGCCCTGCGGCACATGGCCCGAGCCCGGCTCCGTACCCGCCGCTACCTGCGTACGCACACCCCGGTCCGGGCCGCCCATGCCGTAGGGCGCCTGCCTGTCGTGTGCCGCCCCGGGCGGCGACTTCCGCTGCGTCCGCCACGTGGCGGACGAGGAGAGTGA
- a CDS encoding pyridoxamine 5'-phosphate oxidase family protein: MPKQGPAEQPTPELDARYSSAVNPRPGAADVTATDWAEAQRVLTAAEIFWVSTVRPDGRLHVTPVIAAWHDGVLYFATGPQEQKARNLAQDSHCALTTGGNSLGEGLDLVVAGKAEPVAEPAVLEEVIAAYEAKYGAHITSPEGTFHGIGDAFRKGDATVFAVVPDAAYGFGRRDGVFSHTRWTF; the protein is encoded by the coding sequence ATGCCGAAGCAAGGGCCCGCCGAACAGCCCACCCCCGAGCTGGACGCCCGCTACAGCTCCGCGGTCAATCCCCGGCCGGGTGCCGCGGACGTCACCGCCACCGACTGGGCCGAGGCCCAGCGCGTACTGACCGCCGCCGAGATCTTCTGGGTGTCCACGGTCCGTCCCGACGGCCGACTGCACGTCACCCCCGTGATCGCCGCCTGGCACGACGGGGTGCTGTACTTCGCCACCGGCCCGCAGGAGCAGAAAGCGAGGAACCTCGCTCAGGACAGCCACTGCGCGCTGACCACCGGCGGCAACTCCCTCGGCGAAGGCCTCGACCTCGTGGTCGCGGGCAAGGCCGAGCCGGTCGCCGAGCCGGCCGTACTGGAGGAGGTCATCGCCGCATACGAGGCGAAGTACGGCGCGCACATCACCTCGCCCGAGGGCACCTTCCACGGAATCGGGGACGCGTTCCGCAAGGGAGACGCGACGGTGTTCGCGGTGGTCCCGGACGCGGCATACGGCTTCGGCCGGCGCGACGGCGTCTTCAGCCACACCCGGTGGACATTCTGA
- a CDS encoding alpha/beta hydrolase codes for MSLTGTPFLVLLIAATVLCVAGTMVLWSRMRGPQSLRWLLRLVMIGLCQLTAIAVVATWINNGYGLYASWDDLLGRDNGTVAMPGPPADRAKFTHSDTGMLDTYFRGQHSQLSGQVIVWTPPEYGQPQYRHTRFPVVLLLHGVPGSPASWLEHGGMPGDFERLMKEGTSHPFILVMPVVDPGGVDTDCTDQPNRKVATWMARDVPELISHKFRTLPGPKGWGVMGFSTGGFCAARLPLAYPKVFGAGAALDPDPLTGDTSVITDPASRERTSPTYMVKHATASVSLFLATSAEDRLSPPHYIEQFAKAAANTKVRTQTMVLPNGGHNYNTWTRLYPPAFSFLSHHTSAPKG; via the coding sequence ATGAGTCTGACGGGGACGCCGTTCTTGGTCCTGCTGATCGCGGCCACCGTACTGTGCGTGGCCGGCACCATGGTGCTCTGGTCACGGATGCGGGGACCGCAGTCGCTGCGCTGGCTGCTGCGGCTGGTGATGATCGGCCTGTGCCAGCTCACCGCGATCGCCGTGGTCGCCACCTGGATCAACAACGGCTACGGTCTGTACGCCTCCTGGGACGACCTGCTGGGCAGGGACAACGGGACCGTCGCCATGCCCGGTCCGCCGGCCGACCGTGCGAAGTTCACCCACAGCGACACGGGAATGCTGGACACCTACTTCCGTGGCCAGCACTCACAACTGTCCGGGCAGGTCATCGTATGGACGCCACCGGAGTACGGACAGCCGCAGTACCGCCACACGCGCTTCCCGGTCGTGCTGCTCCTGCACGGAGTGCCGGGCAGCCCCGCATCCTGGCTGGAACACGGCGGCATGCCCGGAGACTTCGAGCGCCTGATGAAGGAGGGCACCTCGCACCCGTTCATCCTGGTGATGCCGGTGGTCGACCCGGGCGGTGTGGACACCGACTGCACCGATCAGCCGAACCGGAAGGTCGCCACCTGGATGGCGCGTGACGTGCCGGAGCTGATCAGCCACAAGTTCCGCACCCTGCCCGGTCCCAAGGGCTGGGGCGTCATGGGCTTCTCCACCGGAGGGTTCTGCGCCGCGCGGCTTCCCCTCGCCTACCCGAAGGTCTTCGGCGCCGGCGCCGCACTCGATCCCGATCCGCTGACCGGTGACACGAGCGTCATCACGGACCCGGCGTCGCGGGAACGCACCAGCCCCACGTACATGGTCAAGCACGCCACCGCATCGGTGAGCCTGTTCCTGGCCACATCGGCGGAGGACCGGCTCAGCCCGCCGCACTACATCGAGCAGTTCGCCAAGGCCGCCGCCAACACCAAGGTCCGGACGCAGACCATGGTGCTGCCCAACGGAGGCCACAACTACAACACCTGGACACGGCTGTACCCGCCGGCCTTCAGCTTCCTCAGCCACCACACCAGCGCGCCGAAGGGATGA
- a CDS encoding GNAT family N-acetyltransferase, translating into MPSAWITRAETPGDVSAIREIDLAAFDTPLEAGLVDALRADTSWIEGLSVVSTDANGTVVGHALLTRCHIADAPALCLAPVAVGPEHQRTGAGSAAVRAVLQAAKDRGECHVVVLGHPSYYPRFGFGRASEHGIRVSFDVPDEALMALTLDEGRPLPSGVIRYAAPFGI; encoded by the coding sequence GTGCCCAGCGCCTGGATCACACGTGCCGAGACACCCGGCGACGTCTCCGCCATCCGCGAGATCGACCTCGCGGCCTTCGACACTCCCCTGGAGGCCGGCCTCGTCGACGCACTGCGCGCCGACACCTCCTGGATCGAGGGTCTGTCCGTCGTCAGCACGGACGCGAACGGCACGGTCGTCGGTCACGCCCTGCTCACCCGCTGCCACATCGCGGACGCTCCGGCGCTGTGCCTCGCACCCGTGGCCGTAGGCCCCGAGCATCAGCGCACCGGCGCCGGATCCGCCGCGGTCCGAGCCGTTCTCCAGGCCGCCAAGGACCGGGGCGAGTGCCACGTCGTCGTCCTCGGACACCCTTCGTACTACCCGCGCTTCGGCTTCGGCCGGGCCTCGGAGCACGGCATCCGCGTGAGCTTCGACGTCCCCGACGAGGCCCTGATGGCCCTCACTCTGGACGAGGGCCGTCCTCTGCCCAGCGGCGTCATCCGCTACGCCGCGCCGTTCGGCATCTGA
- a CDS encoding GNAT family N-acetyltransferase: MTAPQAVIRPATPCDLKAVACICAHYVRHSVATFEEIPPTVAHWEGRLEELTERNLPFLVAESDGAAVGFAHASPWRAKPAYRHTVEDTIYLAPDATGRGLGAALLEAVIAESARAGMRQMIAVIADTGSDASRSLHRRFGFTDSGRLREVGHKHGRWIDTFLMQRALTTGQGRTVL; the protein is encoded by the coding sequence ATGACAGCTCCGCAAGCGGTCATCCGCCCGGCGACCCCCTGTGACCTCAAGGCTGTGGCCTGCATCTGCGCGCACTACGTCCGCCACAGCGTGGCCACCTTCGAGGAGATCCCGCCGACCGTCGCCCACTGGGAGGGACGACTGGAGGAGCTGACCGAACGGAATCTGCCCTTTCTCGTCGCCGAGTCGGACGGCGCGGCGGTCGGCTTCGCTCATGCATCTCCCTGGCGAGCCAAGCCGGCGTACCGGCACACGGTGGAGGACACCATCTACCTCGCCCCCGACGCCACCGGCCGGGGGCTCGGTGCGGCCCTGCTCGAGGCGGTCATCGCCGAGTCCGCCCGGGCGGGCATGCGCCAGATGATCGCCGTCATCGCCGACACCGGCAGCGACGCCTCCCGCTCCCTGCACCGCCGCTTCGGCTTCACCGACTCCGGCCGCCTGAGGGAGGTCGGCCACAAACACGGCCGCTGGATCGACACCTTCCTCATGCAGCGCGCACTGACCACGGGGCAAGGCCGCACGGTACTGTGA
- a CDS encoding helix-turn-helix domain-containing protein, translated as MLDLVTLGGRVQKLRHGLGLTLQQLADAAEVSVSMLSSVERGQKAPTVVVLARIADGLGVPLAELVTEPDDLHVIVRRAAEQDTVEEPGGWHRTILTPVVPGVNFEWIRTVLPSGCDAGEFPAYASGSHEFIAVESGTLHLTLADRAVDLGAGDSVYFAADVVHGYANPGPAPCTYYVAALIMRPRGAR; from the coding sequence ATGCTGGATCTCGTGACCCTGGGCGGCCGTGTGCAGAAGCTGAGGCACGGACTCGGCCTGACCCTGCAACAGCTGGCGGACGCGGCCGAGGTGAGTGTGAGCATGCTGTCGTCGGTCGAGCGCGGCCAGAAGGCGCCCACCGTCGTCGTCCTCGCACGCATCGCCGACGGCTTGGGTGTCCCTCTTGCCGAACTGGTCACAGAGCCGGACGATCTGCACGTGATCGTGCGCCGCGCCGCCGAGCAGGACACCGTCGAGGAGCCGGGTGGCTGGCATCGGACGATCCTGACACCGGTGGTGCCCGGCGTGAACTTCGAATGGATCCGTACGGTCCTGCCCTCGGGCTGCGACGCCGGGGAGTTCCCCGCCTACGCGTCGGGCTCGCACGAGTTCATCGCGGTGGAATCCGGCACCCTGCACCTCACGCTCGCCGACCGCGCCGTGGATCTCGGTGCCGGAGACTCGGTGTACTTCGCCGCCGATGTCGTCCACGGCTATGCCAATCCCGGACCGGCACCGTGTACGTACTACGTCGCGGCGCTCATCATGCGTCCCCGCGGTGCGAGATAG
- a CDS encoding SLAC1 family transporter — MTDMVDTTEHTSTAPRASGPVRPAADIASDVNGPHATRAARIRLLSVSLGTAGLGGAWQAAVTAFPPALQVSDALFIVSGLIWLVLLAQYLRHGGARWRNLRHDLRHPGDGFALGYVPIIGMLITGHFSRFELTGARWVYAVFLTLAAFIAARLLAHWLTGTLSATALHPGYLLPVSSAPFVASAVASTLRLPGVADAAFAVGLLYWLAFGTVILGGLVTGGPLPGPARPALTVLTIPPATGGIAWTAAHRGVFDAVGYGFAGTLLFTVLLVLFLLPELRQPAFHPGLWIYSFPVAASTNFAIRWIRASAPPGGPALTGILLAGATLALCLLATATLRHRARRVLPG; from the coding sequence ATGACCGACATGGTCGACACGACAGAGCACACCAGCACGGCTCCGCGCGCCAGCGGGCCCGTGCGTCCAGCCGCCGACATCGCCTCCGACGTCAATGGCCCCCATGCGACCCGCGCCGCACGGATCAGGCTGCTGTCCGTCTCCCTCGGCACCGCCGGCCTCGGCGGAGCCTGGCAGGCGGCGGTGACCGCCTTTCCGCCGGCTCTGCAGGTCAGCGACGCGCTGTTCATCGTCAGCGGACTGATCTGGCTGGTGCTGCTGGCCCAGTACCTGCGCCATGGCGGGGCCCGATGGCGCAACCTGCGCCACGACCTGCGCCATCCCGGCGACGGCTTCGCCCTCGGGTACGTCCCCATCATCGGCATGCTGATCACAGGACACTTCTCCCGTTTCGAACTCACCGGGGCACGCTGGGTCTACGCGGTGTTCCTCACTCTGGCCGCCTTCATCGCTGCACGTCTGCTCGCCCACTGGCTCACGGGCACCCTGAGCGCCACCGCCCTGCACCCGGGCTATCTGCTGCCCGTCTCCTCCGCACCCTTCGTCGCCAGCGCCGTCGCCTCCACCCTCAGACTGCCCGGTGTCGCCGACGCCGCCTTCGCCGTGGGGCTGTTGTACTGGCTCGCCTTCGGCACCGTCATCCTCGGCGGCCTCGTCACCGGCGGCCCCCTGCCCGGGCCCGCCCGCCCGGCCCTCACCGTCCTGACCATCCCACCCGCGACCGGCGGAATCGCCTGGACCGCCGCCCACAGGGGTGTCTTCGATGCCGTCGGCTACGGCTTCGCCGGGACCCTGCTCTTCACCGTCCTCCTCGTCCTCTTCCTCCTGCCCGAACTGCGCCAGCCCGCGTTCCATCCGGGCCTGTGGATCTACAGCTTCCCGGTGGCGGCATCCACCAACTTCGCCATCCGCTGGATCCGTGCGTCCGCACCTCCCGGAGGGCCGGCCCTCACCGGCATCCTCCTTGCCGGTGCGACCTTGGCCCTGTGCCTGCTGGCCACGGCCACCCTGCGCCACCGGGCCCGGCGAGTACTTCCCGGCTGA
- a CDS encoding alcohol dehydrogenase catalytic domain-containing protein, with the protein MSAYRAFEATGVHQLRLVERELVDPEPGHVRLRVEACGVCHSDVLAVEGLRPDPSRPVVPGHEIVGVIDAVGAGVTAWRPGDRVGVGFLNGHCWQCEPCRRGDFVNCLDQEQTGTTIDGGYAEVTYARASGLVRIPDGMPAVEAAPLLCAGLTTLTALQQAPTRAGALVAVQGIGGLGHLALQYARSLGHRVAAIARGQEKETLARQLGAHEYIDSTLTDPGTALADLGGASVIVATASSGTSMNPLVHGLAPAGTLVVVGAAPDPLTVATADLIFGTRRIVGSLTGSSIQNEDNLTFSLAHGIRPTTETMPFAQAMDAYERMLSGQARFRVVLNMDA; encoded by the coding sequence ATGTCCGCGTACCGAGCCTTCGAGGCCACCGGTGTCCACCAGCTCCGGCTCGTCGAGCGCGAACTGGTCGACCCGGAGCCCGGACACGTCCGGCTCAGGGTGGAGGCATGCGGTGTCTGCCACTCCGACGTACTGGCCGTGGAGGGACTGCGCCCCGACCCCTCACGCCCCGTCGTCCCCGGCCACGAGATCGTCGGCGTGATCGACGCCGTGGGCGCGGGCGTCACCGCCTGGCGCCCCGGCGACCGCGTCGGCGTCGGCTTCCTGAACGGGCACTGCTGGCAGTGCGAACCGTGCCGCCGCGGCGACTTCGTCAACTGCCTCGACCAGGAACAGACCGGCACCACCATCGACGGCGGATACGCGGAGGTGACCTACGCCCGCGCGAGCGGACTGGTACGCATCCCCGACGGCATGCCCGCCGTCGAGGCGGCCCCGCTGCTGTGCGCCGGACTGACCACCCTCACCGCGCTCCAGCAGGCCCCCACCCGCGCCGGCGCCCTGGTCGCCGTACAGGGAATCGGCGGGCTCGGCCACCTGGCCCTGCAGTACGCACGCAGCCTCGGACACCGGGTCGCCGCCATCGCCCGCGGCCAGGAGAAGGAGACACTCGCCAGGCAGCTGGGCGCCCACGAGTACATCGACAGCACCCTCACCGACCCCGGCACGGCGCTGGCCGACCTGGGCGGCGCATCGGTCATCGTCGCCACCGCATCAAGCGGTACGTCCATGAACCCCCTGGTCCACGGACTGGCCCCGGCCGGCACGCTGGTGGTCGTCGGCGCCGCCCCCGACCCGCTGACGGTCGCCACGGCCGACCTGATCTTCGGCACCCGCCGCATCGTCGGCAGCCTGACCGGATCGTCGATCCAGAACGAGGACAACCTCACCTTCAGCCTCGCCCACGGCATCCGCCCCACCACCGAGACCATGCCCTTCGCCCAGGCCATGGACGCCTACGAGCGGATGCTCTCGGGCCAGGCACGCTTCCGCGTCGTCCTGAACATGGACGCCTGA
- a CDS encoding TetR/AcrR family transcriptional regulator, with amino-acid sequence MARASKREEIAQAALEQFRTRGFNATGISDITSAAGAPKGSFYNHFASKEESALEALRRYAAGLRFDLLDTPGRPALERLRAHFEFLGADTVAGGFARGCLVGNLGAEVADHSEEIRSAVRGGFQRWAAQIRRVLTEAQEAGELDAALDVEEAALFILSAWEGTLIAVRADKSSAPLDAFFRMVFGVLLR; translated from the coding sequence ATGGCACGCGCGTCCAAGCGCGAGGAGATCGCGCAGGCAGCCCTGGAGCAGTTCCGCACGCGGGGCTTCAACGCCACTGGGATCAGCGACATCACCTCGGCGGCCGGGGCTCCCAAGGGCTCGTTCTACAACCACTTCGCCAGCAAGGAGGAGAGCGCCCTCGAGGCGCTGCGCCGCTATGCCGCCGGGTTGCGGTTCGACCTGCTCGACACGCCCGGACGTCCAGCGCTGGAGCGGCTCCGGGCGCACTTCGAGTTCCTGGGTGCGGACACGGTTGCCGGCGGCTTCGCCCGCGGCTGCCTGGTGGGCAATCTCGGCGCCGAGGTGGCGGACCACTCCGAGGAGATCCGCTCCGCCGTCAGGGGCGGCTTCCAGCGGTGGGCCGCGCAGATCCGGCGCGTGCTCACCGAAGCCCAGGAAGCAGGTGAGCTGGACGCCGCTCTCGACGTCGAGGAGGCCGCGCTGTTCATCCTCAGCGCCTGGGAGGGCACGCTGATCGCGGTCCGGGCCGACAAGTCCTCCGCTCCCCTGGACGCCTTCTTCCGCATGGTCTTCGGCGTCCTCCTGCGCTGA
- a CDS encoding methyltransferase family protein gives MGSLHSALVVLIGICVLVFYAAWIVGAIYFGVKSHAGVRGWWRGQRRTLPRRVFLIAGAYVFSVLLNHSGGFWRHLRYWQPELALLGAAIAVASTALLLWARWVLGTMWASVPTVREHHELRTDGPYGLVRHPIYTGLLGLVIGAMLACGFGVWVAVLIVVVPWLLLRVRAEDRLMAARFGAAYEAYRERVPALVPWIRPAREGVSRGDRAKQ, from the coding sequence ATGGGATCGCTTCATTCGGCGCTCGTCGTGCTCATCGGAATCTGCGTCCTGGTCTTTTACGCGGCCTGGATCGTCGGCGCCATCTACTTCGGCGTGAAGAGTCACGCCGGTGTGCGCGGCTGGTGGCGCGGACAACGGCGCACGTTGCCTCGCAGGGTTTTCCTGATCGCGGGTGCCTACGTGTTCTCCGTTCTGCTCAACCACTCGGGAGGCTTCTGGCGGCATCTGCGCTACTGGCAACCCGAGTTGGCCCTACTGGGCGCTGCGATCGCCGTCGCCTCCACCGCCCTGCTGCTCTGGGCCCGCTGGGTGCTGGGCACGATGTGGGCCAGCGTCCCGACGGTCCGGGAACACCACGAACTGCGCACGGACGGCCCCTACGGGCTGGTGCGTCACCCCATCTACACAGGACTGCTCGGGCTCGTCATCGGCGCCATGCTGGCCTGTGGCTTCGGCGTGTGGGTCGCTGTCCTCATAGTCGTCGTCCCCTGGCTGCTGCTGCGGGTCCGGGCAGAGGACCGTCTGATGGCCGCCCGGTTCGGCGCGGCCTACGAGGCCTACCGCGAGCGGGTGCCGGCGCTGGTCCCCTGGATACGGCCCGCCCGGGAGGGCGTGAGCCGCGGCGACCGCGCGAAGCAGTAG